A region from the Brassica napus cultivar Da-Ae chromosome C8, Da-Ae, whole genome shotgun sequence genome encodes:
- the LOC106451998 gene encoding DUF724 domain-containing protein 7 isoform X4, with amino-acid sequence MLSTTGRKEKLAVSTGSYIEVSSDEHYHATGNVWYHALLQENLASSKRKKLSVLHLNPLSNEDYSPPLITTAFHRLIRPVPPPDPFPEVGFEKGDMIDAAHKGGWWSGWVIKVLGERFLVYLRFEPDVIEVERKDMRPHWVWKDAEWFRCEKRLLTESEFSSGTEVEVRTKVEPFGDIWAPAIIIKKNEDETLLVKYGEENACRKINVPYSKIRPSPPSFGSRPFGLMENVDVLVESGWCPSVVSMVLCEYNRYTVLLGRNKKSKDFDHSLLRPTMEWKDGVWQTKEKVSDRKESPHAAEESTRIRVKVRKARSSCGTTVKNLPQTPVSSGEIASKMANVVISENILVSKKPEIAEIATTLQAKPQRKKLKTMKKQKGSTNDSVVEKAHEESNNRESVNKRKRGRPHKFISKEPKQKTGVAASDPMLNNAVVETPKAKDSTMVLPFVKKSPCWKVLESMEIFKAMPQRPHFNPLLECEEESREGDAIGAMVKFTGLLEKVNNIQGDDSVTEINRIKECFLKLEEHGFDVTAPCSRIDKLLSVKESQTWALEELKVAEREITENDNKRRKLEEDIEELPKEIVELQRQLALVKEEKVAKDKEIALMQSYAEILDQKVQNVEQEFRETVTSPWK; translated from the exons ATGCTTTCAACTACTGGGAGAAAGGAGAAGCTCGCCGTTTCCACAGGCTCCTACATCGAAGTCTCATCTGACGAACACTACCACGCCACTGGCAATGTATGGTACCACGCTCTTCTCCAAGAAAACCTTGCTTCATCCAAGCGCAAGAAGCTCTCTGTTCTCCACTTGAACCCTCTGTCCAACGAAGACTACTCTCCTCCCTTGATCACCACCGCTTTTCACCGTCTGATCCGTCCCGTTCCGCCGCCGGATCCTTTCCCTGAAGTTGGTTTTGAGAAAGGTGACATGATTGACGCTGCCCACAAAGGTGGCTGGTGGTCTGGTTGGGTGATTAAAGTTCTGGGTGAGCGTTTCTTGGTGTACTTGAGATTCGAACCTGACGTCATCGAGGTTGAAAGGAAGGACATGCGGCCACATTGGGTTTGGAAAGATGCAGAGTGGTTTCGTTGCGAGAAACGA CTATTGACTGAGTCAGAGTTTAGCTCTGGAACGGAGGTGGAAGTGAGAACAAAGGTGGAAccttttggagatatttgggcTCCGGCTATAATCATAAAGAAGAATGAAGATGAGACATTGCTGGTGAAGTACGGTGAAGAAAATGCATGCAGAAAGATAAACGTTCCTTACTCCAAGATCAGGCCTTCACCACCGTCTTTTGGTTCAAGACCTTTTGGGTTGATGGAGAATGTGGATGTCCTGGTCGAGTCTGGATGGTGTCCAAGTGTAGTAAGCATGGTTCTCTGTGAGTATAATAGATACACTGTGCTTTTGGGTCGGAACAAGAAGAGTAAAGACTTTGACCACTCGCTGTTAAGACCAACTATGGAGTGGAAAGATGGAGTCTggcaaacaaaagaaaag GTTTCGGATAGAAAGGAGAGTCCACATGCAGCTGAAGAGTCAACTCGCATAAGGGTAAAAGTGAGGAAGGCACGCTCTTCTTGTGGCACTACTGTGAAGAATCTTCCTCAAACTCCAGTT TCATCTGGAGAGATAGCAAGCAAAATGGCTAATGTTGTGATCAGTGAGAACATTCTAGTCTCTAAGAAACCGGAGATAGCAGAAA TAGCTACAACTCTGCAGGCAAAACCTCAAAGGAAGAAACTTAAGACAATGAAGAAACAAAAGGGCTCTACAAATGATTCCGTTGTAGAGAAG GCACACGAAGAGTCGAataacagagagagtgtaaacaAGAGGAAAAGAGGACGACCACATAAGTTCATAAGCAAAGAGCCTAAACAGAAGACTG GTGTGGCTGCTAGTGATCCAATGCTTAATAATGCTGTTGTGGAAACTCCTAAAGCGAAAGATTCAACAATGGTTCTGCCCTTTGTAAAGAAGTCACCGTGTTGGAAGGTTCTTGAATCAATGGAGATCTTCAAAGCTATGCCACAGCGTCCACATTTCAATCCACTGCTGGAGTGCGAGGAAGAGTCACGTGAAGGAGACGCCATTGGTGCAATGGTGAAGTTCACTGGACTGTTAGAGAAAGTCAATAATATTCAAGGGGACGATTCAGTGACTGAGATAAACAGGATCAAAGAGTGTTTTCTCAAGCTAGAGGAACACGGGTTCGACGTTACCGCACCTTGTTCTCGGATAGACAAGCTGCTCTCCGTTAAAGAAAGCCAGACGTGGGCGTTGGAAGAGTTAAAAGTTGCTGAGAGAGAGATCACAGAGAATGATAACAAAAGAAGGAAGTTGGaagaagatattgaagaatTGCCCAAGGAGATTGTTGAGTTGCAGAGACAACTAGCATTGGTCAAGGAAGAGAAAGTGGCAAAGGATAAGGAGATAGCTCTGATGCAGTCCTACGCAGAGATTCTCGACCAAAAGGTTCAGAATGTGGAGCAGGAGTTTAGGGAAACTGTGACTTCCCCATGGAAATAA
- the LOC106451998 gene encoding DUF724 domain-containing protein 7 isoform X9: MLSTTGRKEKLAVSTGSYIEVSSDEHYHATGNVWYHALLQENLASSKRKKLSVLHLNPLSNEDYSPPLITTAFHRLIRPVPPPDPFPEVGFEKGDMIDAAHKGGWWSGWVIKVLGERFLVYLRFEPDVIEVERKDMRPHWVWKDAEWFRCEKRLLTESEFSSGTEVEVRTKVEPFGDIWAPAIIIKKNEDETLLVKYGEENACRKINVPYSKIRPSPPSFGSRPFGLMENVDVLVESGWCPSVVSMVLCEYNRYTVLLGRNKKSKDFDHSLLRPTMEWKDGVWQTKEKVSDRKESPHAAEESTRIRVKVRKARSSCGTTVKNLPQTPVSSGEIASKMANVVISENILVSKKPEIAETTTLQAKPQRKKLKTMKKQKAHEESNNRESVNKRKRGRPHKFISKEPKQKTVGVAASDPMLNNAVVETPKAKDSTMVLPFVKKSPCWKVLESMEIFKAMPQRPHFNPLLECEEESREGDAIGAMVKFTGLLEKVNNIQGDDSVTEINRIKECFLKLEEHGFDVTAPCSRIDKLLSVKESQTWALEELKVAEREITENDNKRRKLEEDIEELPKEIVELQRQLALVKEEKVAKDKEIALMQSYAEILDQKVQNVEQEFRETVTSPWK, from the exons ATGCTTTCAACTACTGGGAGAAAGGAGAAGCTCGCCGTTTCCACAGGCTCCTACATCGAAGTCTCATCTGACGAACACTACCACGCCACTGGCAATGTATGGTACCACGCTCTTCTCCAAGAAAACCTTGCTTCATCCAAGCGCAAGAAGCTCTCTGTTCTCCACTTGAACCCTCTGTCCAACGAAGACTACTCTCCTCCCTTGATCACCACCGCTTTTCACCGTCTGATCCGTCCCGTTCCGCCGCCGGATCCTTTCCCTGAAGTTGGTTTTGAGAAAGGTGACATGATTGACGCTGCCCACAAAGGTGGCTGGTGGTCTGGTTGGGTGATTAAAGTTCTGGGTGAGCGTTTCTTGGTGTACTTGAGATTCGAACCTGACGTCATCGAGGTTGAAAGGAAGGACATGCGGCCACATTGGGTTTGGAAAGATGCAGAGTGGTTTCGTTGCGAGAAACGA CTATTGACTGAGTCAGAGTTTAGCTCTGGAACGGAGGTGGAAGTGAGAACAAAGGTGGAAccttttggagatatttgggcTCCGGCTATAATCATAAAGAAGAATGAAGATGAGACATTGCTGGTGAAGTACGGTGAAGAAAATGCATGCAGAAAGATAAACGTTCCTTACTCCAAGATCAGGCCTTCACCACCGTCTTTTGGTTCAAGACCTTTTGGGTTGATGGAGAATGTGGATGTCCTGGTCGAGTCTGGATGGTGTCCAAGTGTAGTAAGCATGGTTCTCTGTGAGTATAATAGATACACTGTGCTTTTGGGTCGGAACAAGAAGAGTAAAGACTTTGACCACTCGCTGTTAAGACCAACTATGGAGTGGAAAGATGGAGTCTggcaaacaaaagaaaag GTTTCGGATAGAAAGGAGAGTCCACATGCAGCTGAAGAGTCAACTCGCATAAGGGTAAAAGTGAGGAAGGCACGCTCTTCTTGTGGCACTACTGTGAAGAATCTTCCTCAAACTCCAGTT TCATCTGGAGAGATAGCAAGCAAAATGGCTAATGTTGTGATCAGTGAGAACATTCTAGTCTCTAAGAAACCGGAGATAGCAGAAA CTACAACTCTGCAGGCAAAACCTCAAAGGAAGAAACTTAAGACAATGAAGAAACAAAAG GCACACGAAGAGTCGAataacagagagagtgtaaacaAGAGGAAAAGAGGACGACCACATAAGTTCATAAGCAAAGAGCCTAAACAGAAGACTG TAGGTGTGGCTGCTAGTGATCCAATGCTTAATAATGCTGTTGTGGAAACTCCTAAAGCGAAAGATTCAACAATGGTTCTGCCCTTTGTAAAGAAGTCACCGTGTTGGAAGGTTCTTGAATCAATGGAGATCTTCAAAGCTATGCCACAGCGTCCACATTTCAATCCACTGCTGGAGTGCGAGGAAGAGTCACGTGAAGGAGACGCCATTGGTGCAATGGTGAAGTTCACTGGACTGTTAGAGAAAGTCAATAATATTCAAGGGGACGATTCAGTGACTGAGATAAACAGGATCAAAGAGTGTTTTCTCAAGCTAGAGGAACACGGGTTCGACGTTACCGCACCTTGTTCTCGGATAGACAAGCTGCTCTCCGTTAAAGAAAGCCAGACGTGGGCGTTGGAAGAGTTAAAAGTTGCTGAGAGAGAGATCACAGAGAATGATAACAAAAGAAGGAAGTTGGaagaagatattgaagaatTGCCCAAGGAGATTGTTGAGTTGCAGAGACAACTAGCATTGGTCAAGGAAGAGAAAGTGGCAAAGGATAAGGAGATAGCTCTGATGCAGTCCTACGCAGAGATTCTCGACCAAAAGGTTCAGAATGTGGAGCAGGAGTTTAGGGAAACTGTGACTTCCCCATGGAAATAA
- the LOC106451998 gene encoding DUF724 domain-containing protein 7 isoform X1 has product MLSTTGRKEKLAVSTGSYIEVSSDEHYHATGNVWYHALLQENLASSKRKKLSVLHLNPLSNEDYSPPLITTAFHRLIRPVPPPDPFPEVGFEKGDMIDAAHKGGWWSGWVIKVLGERFLVYLRFEPDVIEVERKDMRPHWVWKDAEWFRCEKRLLTESEFSSGTEVEVRTKVEPFGDIWAPAIIIKKNEDETLLVKYGEENACRKINVPYSKIRPSPPSFGSRPFGLMENVDVLVESGWCPSVVSMVLCEYNRYTVLLGRNKKSKDFDHSLLRPTMEWKDGVWQTKEKVSDRKESPHAAEESTRIRVKVRKARSSCGTTVKNLPQTPVSSGEIASKMANVVISENILVSKKPEIAETLGVVATTLQAKPQRKKLKTMKKQKGSTNDSVVEKAHEESNNRESVNKRKRGRPHKFISKEPKQKTVGVAASDPMLNNAVVETPKAKDSTMVLPFVKKSPCWKVLESMEIFKAMPQRPHFNPLLECEEESREGDAIGAMVKFTGLLEKVNNIQGDDSVTEINRIKECFLKLEEHGFDVTAPCSRIDKLLSVKESQTWALEELKVAEREITENDNKRRKLEEDIEELPKEIVELQRQLALVKEEKVAKDKEIALMQSYAEILDQKVQNVEQEFRETVTSPWK; this is encoded by the exons ATGCTTTCAACTACTGGGAGAAAGGAGAAGCTCGCCGTTTCCACAGGCTCCTACATCGAAGTCTCATCTGACGAACACTACCACGCCACTGGCAATGTATGGTACCACGCTCTTCTCCAAGAAAACCTTGCTTCATCCAAGCGCAAGAAGCTCTCTGTTCTCCACTTGAACCCTCTGTCCAACGAAGACTACTCTCCTCCCTTGATCACCACCGCTTTTCACCGTCTGATCCGTCCCGTTCCGCCGCCGGATCCTTTCCCTGAAGTTGGTTTTGAGAAAGGTGACATGATTGACGCTGCCCACAAAGGTGGCTGGTGGTCTGGTTGGGTGATTAAAGTTCTGGGTGAGCGTTTCTTGGTGTACTTGAGATTCGAACCTGACGTCATCGAGGTTGAAAGGAAGGACATGCGGCCACATTGGGTTTGGAAAGATGCAGAGTGGTTTCGTTGCGAGAAACGA CTATTGACTGAGTCAGAGTTTAGCTCTGGAACGGAGGTGGAAGTGAGAACAAAGGTGGAAccttttggagatatttgggcTCCGGCTATAATCATAAAGAAGAATGAAGATGAGACATTGCTGGTGAAGTACGGTGAAGAAAATGCATGCAGAAAGATAAACGTTCCTTACTCCAAGATCAGGCCTTCACCACCGTCTTTTGGTTCAAGACCTTTTGGGTTGATGGAGAATGTGGATGTCCTGGTCGAGTCTGGATGGTGTCCAAGTGTAGTAAGCATGGTTCTCTGTGAGTATAATAGATACACTGTGCTTTTGGGTCGGAACAAGAAGAGTAAAGACTTTGACCACTCGCTGTTAAGACCAACTATGGAGTGGAAAGATGGAGTCTggcaaacaaaagaaaag GTTTCGGATAGAAAGGAGAGTCCACATGCAGCTGAAGAGTCAACTCGCATAAGGGTAAAAGTGAGGAAGGCACGCTCTTCTTGTGGCACTACTGTGAAGAATCTTCCTCAAACTCCAGTT TCATCTGGAGAGATAGCAAGCAAAATGGCTAATGTTGTGATCAGTGAGAACATTCTAGTCTCTAAGAAACCGGAGATAGCAGAAA CCCTGGGTGTAGTAGCTACAACTCTGCAGGCAAAACCTCAAAGGAAGAAACTTAAGACAATGAAGAAACAAAAGGGCTCTACAAATGATTCCGTTGTAGAGAAG GCACACGAAGAGTCGAataacagagagagtgtaaacaAGAGGAAAAGAGGACGACCACATAAGTTCATAAGCAAAGAGCCTAAACAGAAGACTG TAGGTGTGGCTGCTAGTGATCCAATGCTTAATAATGCTGTTGTGGAAACTCCTAAAGCGAAAGATTCAACAATGGTTCTGCCCTTTGTAAAGAAGTCACCGTGTTGGAAGGTTCTTGAATCAATGGAGATCTTCAAAGCTATGCCACAGCGTCCACATTTCAATCCACTGCTGGAGTGCGAGGAAGAGTCACGTGAAGGAGACGCCATTGGTGCAATGGTGAAGTTCACTGGACTGTTAGAGAAAGTCAATAATATTCAAGGGGACGATTCAGTGACTGAGATAAACAGGATCAAAGAGTGTTTTCTCAAGCTAGAGGAACACGGGTTCGACGTTACCGCACCTTGTTCTCGGATAGACAAGCTGCTCTCCGTTAAAGAAAGCCAGACGTGGGCGTTGGAAGAGTTAAAAGTTGCTGAGAGAGAGATCACAGAGAATGATAACAAAAGAAGGAAGTTGGaagaagatattgaagaatTGCCCAAGGAGATTGTTGAGTTGCAGAGACAACTAGCATTGGTCAAGGAAGAGAAAGTGGCAAAGGATAAGGAGATAGCTCTGATGCAGTCCTACGCAGAGATTCTCGACCAAAAGGTTCAGAATGTGGAGCAGGAGTTTAGGGAAACTGTGACTTCCCCATGGAAATAA
- the LOC106451998 gene encoding DUF724 domain-containing protein 7 isoform X8: protein MLSTTGRKEKLAVSTGSYIEVSSDEHYHATGNVWYHALLQENLASSKRKKLSVLHLNPLSNEDYSPPLITTAFHRLIRPVPPPDPFPEVGFEKGDMIDAAHKGGWWSGWVIKVLGERFLVYLRFEPDVIEVERKDMRPHWVWKDAEWFRCEKRLLTESEFSSGTEVEVRTKVEPFGDIWAPAIIIKKNEDETLLVKYGEENACRKINVPYSKIRPSPPSFGSRPFGLMENVDVLVESGWCPSVVSMVLCEYNRYTVLLGRNKKSKDFDHSLLRPTMEWKDGVWQTKEKVSDRKESPHAAEESTRIRVKVRKARSSCGTTVKNLPQTPVSSGEIASKMANVVISENILVSKKPEIAEIATTLQAKPQRKKLKTMKKQKAHEESNNRESVNKRKRGRPHKFISKEPKQKTVGVAASDPMLNNAVVETPKAKDSTMVLPFVKKSPCWKVLESMEIFKAMPQRPHFNPLLECEEESREGDAIGAMVKFTGLLEKVNNIQGDDSVTEINRIKECFLKLEEHGFDVTAPCSRIDKLLSVKESQTWALEELKVAEREITENDNKRRKLEEDIEELPKEIVELQRQLALVKEEKVAKDKEIALMQSYAEILDQKVQNVEQEFRETVTSPWK from the exons ATGCTTTCAACTACTGGGAGAAAGGAGAAGCTCGCCGTTTCCACAGGCTCCTACATCGAAGTCTCATCTGACGAACACTACCACGCCACTGGCAATGTATGGTACCACGCTCTTCTCCAAGAAAACCTTGCTTCATCCAAGCGCAAGAAGCTCTCTGTTCTCCACTTGAACCCTCTGTCCAACGAAGACTACTCTCCTCCCTTGATCACCACCGCTTTTCACCGTCTGATCCGTCCCGTTCCGCCGCCGGATCCTTTCCCTGAAGTTGGTTTTGAGAAAGGTGACATGATTGACGCTGCCCACAAAGGTGGCTGGTGGTCTGGTTGGGTGATTAAAGTTCTGGGTGAGCGTTTCTTGGTGTACTTGAGATTCGAACCTGACGTCATCGAGGTTGAAAGGAAGGACATGCGGCCACATTGGGTTTGGAAAGATGCAGAGTGGTTTCGTTGCGAGAAACGA CTATTGACTGAGTCAGAGTTTAGCTCTGGAACGGAGGTGGAAGTGAGAACAAAGGTGGAAccttttggagatatttgggcTCCGGCTATAATCATAAAGAAGAATGAAGATGAGACATTGCTGGTGAAGTACGGTGAAGAAAATGCATGCAGAAAGATAAACGTTCCTTACTCCAAGATCAGGCCTTCACCACCGTCTTTTGGTTCAAGACCTTTTGGGTTGATGGAGAATGTGGATGTCCTGGTCGAGTCTGGATGGTGTCCAAGTGTAGTAAGCATGGTTCTCTGTGAGTATAATAGATACACTGTGCTTTTGGGTCGGAACAAGAAGAGTAAAGACTTTGACCACTCGCTGTTAAGACCAACTATGGAGTGGAAAGATGGAGTCTggcaaacaaaagaaaag GTTTCGGATAGAAAGGAGAGTCCACATGCAGCTGAAGAGTCAACTCGCATAAGGGTAAAAGTGAGGAAGGCACGCTCTTCTTGTGGCACTACTGTGAAGAATCTTCCTCAAACTCCAGTT TCATCTGGAGAGATAGCAAGCAAAATGGCTAATGTTGTGATCAGTGAGAACATTCTAGTCTCTAAGAAACCGGAGATAGCAGAAA TAGCTACAACTCTGCAGGCAAAACCTCAAAGGAAGAAACTTAAGACAATGAAGAAACAAAAG GCACACGAAGAGTCGAataacagagagagtgtaaacaAGAGGAAAAGAGGACGACCACATAAGTTCATAAGCAAAGAGCCTAAACAGAAGACTG TAGGTGTGGCTGCTAGTGATCCAATGCTTAATAATGCTGTTGTGGAAACTCCTAAAGCGAAAGATTCAACAATGGTTCTGCCCTTTGTAAAGAAGTCACCGTGTTGGAAGGTTCTTGAATCAATGGAGATCTTCAAAGCTATGCCACAGCGTCCACATTTCAATCCACTGCTGGAGTGCGAGGAAGAGTCACGTGAAGGAGACGCCATTGGTGCAATGGTGAAGTTCACTGGACTGTTAGAGAAAGTCAATAATATTCAAGGGGACGATTCAGTGACTGAGATAAACAGGATCAAAGAGTGTTTTCTCAAGCTAGAGGAACACGGGTTCGACGTTACCGCACCTTGTTCTCGGATAGACAAGCTGCTCTCCGTTAAAGAAAGCCAGACGTGGGCGTTGGAAGAGTTAAAAGTTGCTGAGAGAGAGATCACAGAGAATGATAACAAAAGAAGGAAGTTGGaagaagatattgaagaatTGCCCAAGGAGATTGTTGAGTTGCAGAGACAACTAGCATTGGTCAAGGAAGAGAAAGTGGCAAAGGATAAGGAGATAGCTCTGATGCAGTCCTACGCAGAGATTCTCGACCAAAAGGTTCAGAATGTGGAGCAGGAGTTTAGGGAAACTGTGACTTCCCCATGGAAATAA
- the LOC106451998 gene encoding DUF724 domain-containing protein 7 isoform X5 — MLSTTGRKEKLAVSTGSYIEVSSDEHYHATGNVWYHALLQENLASSKRKKLSVLHLNPLSNEDYSPPLITTAFHRLIRPVPPPDPFPEVGFEKGDMIDAAHKGGWWSGWVIKVLGERFLVYLRFEPDVIEVERKDMRPHWVWKDAEWFRCEKRLLTESEFSSGTEVEVRTKVEPFGDIWAPAIIIKKNEDETLLVKYGEENACRKINVPYSKIRPSPPSFGSRPFGLMENVDVLVESGWCPSVVSMVLCEYNRYTVLLGRNKKSKDFDHSLLRPTMEWKDGVWQTKEKVSDRKESPHAAEESTRIRVKVRKARSSCGTTVKNLPQTPVSSGEIASKMANVVISENILVSKKPEIAETTTLQAKPQRKKLKTMKKQKGSTNDSVVEKAHEESNNRESVNKRKRGRPHKFISKEPKQKTVGVAASDPMLNNAVVETPKAKDSTMVLPFVKKSPCWKVLESMEIFKAMPQRPHFNPLLECEEESREGDAIGAMVKFTGLLEKVNNIQGDDSVTEINRIKECFLKLEEHGFDVTAPCSRIDKLLSVKESQTWALEELKVAEREITENDNKRRKLEEDIEELPKEIVELQRQLALVKEEKVAKDKEIALMQSYAEILDQKVQNVEQEFRETVTSPWK, encoded by the exons ATGCTTTCAACTACTGGGAGAAAGGAGAAGCTCGCCGTTTCCACAGGCTCCTACATCGAAGTCTCATCTGACGAACACTACCACGCCACTGGCAATGTATGGTACCACGCTCTTCTCCAAGAAAACCTTGCTTCATCCAAGCGCAAGAAGCTCTCTGTTCTCCACTTGAACCCTCTGTCCAACGAAGACTACTCTCCTCCCTTGATCACCACCGCTTTTCACCGTCTGATCCGTCCCGTTCCGCCGCCGGATCCTTTCCCTGAAGTTGGTTTTGAGAAAGGTGACATGATTGACGCTGCCCACAAAGGTGGCTGGTGGTCTGGTTGGGTGATTAAAGTTCTGGGTGAGCGTTTCTTGGTGTACTTGAGATTCGAACCTGACGTCATCGAGGTTGAAAGGAAGGACATGCGGCCACATTGGGTTTGGAAAGATGCAGAGTGGTTTCGTTGCGAGAAACGA CTATTGACTGAGTCAGAGTTTAGCTCTGGAACGGAGGTGGAAGTGAGAACAAAGGTGGAAccttttggagatatttgggcTCCGGCTATAATCATAAAGAAGAATGAAGATGAGACATTGCTGGTGAAGTACGGTGAAGAAAATGCATGCAGAAAGATAAACGTTCCTTACTCCAAGATCAGGCCTTCACCACCGTCTTTTGGTTCAAGACCTTTTGGGTTGATGGAGAATGTGGATGTCCTGGTCGAGTCTGGATGGTGTCCAAGTGTAGTAAGCATGGTTCTCTGTGAGTATAATAGATACACTGTGCTTTTGGGTCGGAACAAGAAGAGTAAAGACTTTGACCACTCGCTGTTAAGACCAACTATGGAGTGGAAAGATGGAGTCTggcaaacaaaagaaaag GTTTCGGATAGAAAGGAGAGTCCACATGCAGCTGAAGAGTCAACTCGCATAAGGGTAAAAGTGAGGAAGGCACGCTCTTCTTGTGGCACTACTGTGAAGAATCTTCCTCAAACTCCAGTT TCATCTGGAGAGATAGCAAGCAAAATGGCTAATGTTGTGATCAGTGAGAACATTCTAGTCTCTAAGAAACCGGAGATAGCAGAAA CTACAACTCTGCAGGCAAAACCTCAAAGGAAGAAACTTAAGACAATGAAGAAACAAAAGGGCTCTACAAATGATTCCGTTGTAGAGAAG GCACACGAAGAGTCGAataacagagagagtgtaaacaAGAGGAAAAGAGGACGACCACATAAGTTCATAAGCAAAGAGCCTAAACAGAAGACTG TAGGTGTGGCTGCTAGTGATCCAATGCTTAATAATGCTGTTGTGGAAACTCCTAAAGCGAAAGATTCAACAATGGTTCTGCCCTTTGTAAAGAAGTCACCGTGTTGGAAGGTTCTTGAATCAATGGAGATCTTCAAAGCTATGCCACAGCGTCCACATTTCAATCCACTGCTGGAGTGCGAGGAAGAGTCACGTGAAGGAGACGCCATTGGTGCAATGGTGAAGTTCACTGGACTGTTAGAGAAAGTCAATAATATTCAAGGGGACGATTCAGTGACTGAGATAAACAGGATCAAAGAGTGTTTTCTCAAGCTAGAGGAACACGGGTTCGACGTTACCGCACCTTGTTCTCGGATAGACAAGCTGCTCTCCGTTAAAGAAAGCCAGACGTGGGCGTTGGAAGAGTTAAAAGTTGCTGAGAGAGAGATCACAGAGAATGATAACAAAAGAAGGAAGTTGGaagaagatattgaagaatTGCCCAAGGAGATTGTTGAGTTGCAGAGACAACTAGCATTGGTCAAGGAAGAGAAAGTGGCAAAGGATAAGGAGATAGCTCTGATGCAGTCCTACGCAGAGATTCTCGACCAAAAGGTTCAGAATGTGGAGCAGGAGTTTAGGGAAACTGTGACTTCCCCATGGAAATAA